GTAAATATTATTCAAATAAAAAACGTAAAATTGGAATTATAGCATGTGGTTATGCAGATGGTTATCCTAGAAATATAAATAATGAAACATTTGTTTCAGTTAAAGGTATTAAAGCTAAAATATTAGGTGACATATCTATGGATATGATAGCTATAGATTTACTAAATATTCCAACAGCTCAAATAGGAAACTCAGTAGAATTATGGGGTGATAATATCAAAATAGATGATGTAGCCAAATCAGCAAATACTATTGGATATGAATTAATGTGTTCCTTATCAAAAAGAGTACCTAGAATTTTAAAATAAATTTAATTTATAATTAAAAAAATATAAATATAAAAAATATATATTTACATTTTTATGTTATTATTTTTTTTATATTTTTTATATTTATTCTAGTGAATAATGGTTTAAATTTATTAATTTTTTGATTAATTAAAGGATATTTAATATTATTAAAACATAATTTATGATTTAAAAATAATTCAGTTTTTTTAGATAAAATAGGCATAATTGGTTTTAAATAAACCATAATTACACGAAACATATTTATTCCCATTGAACAAACATTTTGAACTTTTTTTTTTTTTAAACTATCTTTTATTAATAACCAAGGTTTATATTTATCAATATAAGAATTAGCTATATCTGATAAAATTATAATTTGTTTAATAACATGACTATATTTACGTGTAAAAAAATAATTATGAATTATTTCAGATTTTTTAATAAATTTTAAATATAATACAAGATTAATATTTTTAGATAAATTATTATCAAAATAATTATTAATAAAATATGCATTTCTTGAAGCTAAATTAACAATTTTATTAACAATATCTCCATTAATTTTAAATGTAAAATCATTAATATTTAAATCAATATCATTAATATTAGATGATAATTTAGAAGCATAATAATAACGTAAACTATCAGAATCTAAAAATTTTAACCATTTTCTGGCAGTAATAAAATTTCCTCTAGATTTAGACATTTTATATCCATTCAATGTTATATGGCCATGAACAAATACCTTAGTAGGTTTTCTAAAATTTATACCTTCTAATATAGCAGGCCAAAATAAACAATGAAAATAAATTATATCTTTTCCAATAAAATGGTATAATTCTGTATTAGCATTTTTACTCCACCATTGATAAAAATTTAATTTTGTATTTTTATCACATAAATTTTTAAAAGTACTTATATATCCTATAGGCGCGTCTAACCAAACATAAAAATATTTATTAATAGTTTTAGGTATTTTAAAACCAAAATATGGTCCATCTCTAGTAATATCCCATTGTTTTAATCCTAAACAAAACCATTCTTTAATTTTATTTTTAATAACATGATCTAATACATTAGAATTAACCCAATTTTTTAAAAAATCATTAAACTGAGGTAAATCAAAAAAATAATGTTCAGAATTACATAATATAGGTTTTTTTTTAGATAGAATAGAAATCGGATTAATCAAATTAACAGAAGAATAAGTTGTTCCACAATTTTCACAATGATCGCCATATTGATTAATAGATTTACAACTAGAACAAGTTCCTTTTATAAACCTGTCAGGTAAAAAAAGATTATATTTATAATCATATAATTGTTTAATAATTTTTTTTTTTATAAAATTTTGTTTTTTTAAAAGATTAAAAATTAATTTAACAAAAAAAAAATTTTCAACGCTATTTGTAGTATGATAATTATCATAATGAATATGAAATTTTTTTAAATCTAAAACATGTTCGATATATATTTTATTAATTATTTTTTCTGGTCTAACATTTAACTGTTTAGCTTTTAACATAATAGGTGTTCCATGAGCATCATCAGCACAAATGAAATATACTTCATGACCACACATACGATTATATCTAACCCAAATATCTGCTTGTATTTGTTCTAATAAGTGACCTAAATGAATACTACCATTAGCATATGGTAATGCACATGTAACTAACATTTTTTTTTTTTTTAAAAACATAATATTTTTTATATATATTTAATATAAAGTATTAATTATTTCAATTGAAAAATTTTATTATAATATTATTACAAACAGGATACAATAAATATATAGAAAATATTAAATATAAATAACAAAAAATATCTTCATTAATAAATTTATTTGTAATAAGAGGTAACTTAATTTTTTTTTTATATGGCCAAAATAATGAAACTCCTAATGGAGTTAATATATCTGCTATAATATGACTGCAATACCCTATAAGTAAACCTAATTTCATATCAAAAATATGCATTAAGTTTATATTAATAAAAAAAACCATATATCCAAATATTAATATAGATAATAAACTATGTGTAAATCCTCTATGTCCAAATAATTTATTAAAAAGATATGATATAATCTTTACTTTACGTCCTAAAAAAGATTTAGGATGATCAATATCCGGCAATAAACAAGTAACAATAGAAGCAGGAATAATACGCCACCAATCATCATGATACATCATATTAGAAAAAATAAAATGTTGTATTAAAATACTACTAGATATAGCAAATATTATATGTCCTTTAATTGTCATATAAACCTTATTTTAAATAAATTACAAAAATTAAATTATTTTAACTATAATACTATTAATACTAATTTTTTTTATAATTACTTTAATTTTATCAGTAACTTTATATAAAAATTTTTTTTTGTTAAAAATAATTCCTTTTTCTTGATCAATATCAATATTATCTATATTATTACATAAAAATTTTTTAGGAACAAATGCATACGCTCCATTTTTAATTAATCTTACTTTTATACCATAAAAAGATATATCAATAATTTCAGAAATAAAAATTCTATTATGTATTGATATATTTTTAAAATATTGAAAATATAAAAAATTTGATATATCTTTTTTTGCTTGTTTATTTAAAAAACGTTTTTGATTCATTTCAATATGAATATTATTTAAGGATTTTTCTATTAAAAATTTTTTTTTATAAATAATTGATTTAATTAATCGATGATTAATTAAATCTCCAAATTTACGTATAGGAGAGGTCCATGTTGCATATCTTTTTACGCCTAAAGCAAAATGAGGACCAGGTTTTATATTAAATAAAGAAATTAATTGATACTTCTTTATTCTATTTAAAATAAATGATAATTTTAAATTTTTTAATTTACGAAAAATATTTTTATATCCTTCTAATGTCATTAAATATGATTCATTACATTCAATATTATATTTTTTCAGTAATTTTATTATTTTATGAAGTTTATTTATATTAAAACCATAATAAATATTATATATTCCAAAACTTGAATTTTTATATAAAAAATCAGATGCACACATATTAGCTGTAATCATAACAGCTTCAATCATTTTATGAGCTATTCTTTTTTTTTCAATTACTATATCTAGTATAGTCCTTTTTTCTCCAAAAACAAACTTATAATCAATATTATAAAAATTTGTAATATTTTTAATATTCCATTTTTCACGATATAAATAAAATTTATATAGAAAAAGTATTTGGTCTTTTATTTTAGCATTATTTGGTTTCCAATTTCCTTTTTTTTCTATCCAATTTGAAACATCATTATAATTTAATTTTGCATTTGATTTTATCCATCCTGTAAAAAAAATTATTTTATTAGATAAAAATCCATTTTTATCAATAATCATTTTACAAATTAAGGCTGGTCTTTTTTTTTGAAAATTTAAAGAACATAAATTTTCTGATAAAATTTTTGGTAATAAAGAAATTGTTAATCCAGGTAAATAATTAGTAAACATTCTTTGCGAAGCTATTTGATTTATTAGACTATTTGTTTTAATATAGGAAGTAGGATCTGCTATAGCTACATAAATCAATAATTTTTTTTCAGATATTTCTTTTATATATAATGCATCATCTATATCTTTGGTATCTTTATTATCTATTGTAATAAAACATAATTTAGTTAAATCTTTTCTATATATATTTTCTTCTAAAAATTTAATTTTTTCACATAAAGAATTACTTGGAGAATCAATAGAAAGATTATATTTTAATAATATATTCCACCATGGTAATAAATATTTATTATCTATAGTTAGAATATCTGTTATTTCAGCTATAAAAATATCTTTTTCCCCATTTAAAGGATGTTTAATAATTTTAGCTACTACTTTATCATCATTTTTTAAATTTTTTGGAAATTTTTTTATAGAACATTGAATAATATTTCTACATAAAATTTTTTTTTCTGGAATTATATAGATAATATTATTTTTTTTTTTTATTATTCCTTTAAAAATATTAATATTAGATTTTATTAATTTTATTGGTATAACTTTAATTAAATTATGAATATCATTTTCAGCTACAATATAATCTCCTTCCATTACATATTTTAAATGAATTTCAGAAATATGATATATATCATTTTTATTTGTTTCTAAAATTCCTAATTTTTTATTTAAAATTTTAACATAACCTTTAATAGAAGGTAAATTTTTTGTAAATTTTTTTTTTAATTGTAAAAGTAATATATTATTATAAAGCATAAATAAAATTTAAATTTTTTAATATAATTAAAAATATTTTAAATTAAAAAGGGATATCATCTTCAAAATCAAGAATGTTTTCATTTTTATTAATAGATAATTCGTTATTATTATTTTCTACTAAATTAGGTTTATTCAATTTTTTATTCCAAATATTTTTATCTTTTATTAATTTTTTTTCTTTATTTAAAGTAATATTATCATGATTACGTAAATTGTTTAATATTTGCATAGTACCTCCTATACTTACAATAATTTCAGTTATATAGTTATCTTGTCCATTTTGATTTTTCCATTTTCTTGTTTGTAAAGATCCTTCAATATATACCTGAGATCCTTTTTTTAAATACTCATTAGAAATTTCTGCTAATTTTCCAAATATTACTATTCTATGCCATTCGGTTTTTTCTTTATTTTCTCCTGTATTTTTATCTTTCCAATTATCTGAAGTTGCAACTATAATGTTAACAACAGGATTTCCATTAGGCATATAACGTATTTCAGGATTTTTACCTAAAAAACCTACTATAATAACTTTATTTATACCTCTTTTCCCAGCCACTTCTTTTATCCTTTTATAAAAAAAGATTATCTATAATCTCATTCTATTATTACATAAATTTAATAAGAAAAATATAAATTATATTGGAAATAAATTTTCAATAATGCAACGTAATTTTTTCATTGCGTTTTTCTCTAATTGTCTTATACGTTCTGCTGATATACCATAATATATTGCTAATTCTTGTAATGTGATTTTTTTTTTTTTTTTATTTAACCATCTAAGATTAATAATGTTACGACTACGATAATCCAATTTTGAAAGTGCTTTATATAATTTATTTGAAAGAAATTTATTCCAATTATTTTTTTCAATCATATTAGCAAAATTAGAATTATGATCTTTTAAAAAGATATTTGTATTTATATTTTTATTTTTAAAATTATCTTTAATATTAAGATTATCATTCATATCTTGTGCTGACATACGTGTTTCCATTTCACAAACATCTTTAATTGAAACTCCTAGTTTTTTAGCTACTATTTTGATTTCATCTTGATTAAACCAACCTAATTTTTGTTTTGCTTTACGTAAATTAAAAAATAATTTTCTTTGCGCTTTTGTAGTTGCTACTTTAACTATACGCCAATTACGTAAAACATATTCGTGTATTTCTGCTTTAATCCAATGGATAGCAAATGATACTAAACGCACACCAATTTCTGGATTAAATTTACGTACAGCTTTCATTAATCCTATATTACCTTCTTGAATAAGATCTGCTTGTTGCAAACCATATCCAGAATAATATTTAGCTACGTGCACAACAAATCTTAAATGTGATAAAATTAATTTTTTAGCAGCTTCCAAATCGCCTTTATAGTATAATTTTTTAGACAATTCTTTTTCCTCTTTAGAGGTTAAAATTGGATAATTATTAGTATTATAAATATAAGAATCCAATGTTCCTATAAGGATATTAGATGTTCTTAAATTAGAGGTAAATACATTTTTATACATTAAATTCTCCAAAATAAATATTATCAGCATAGTTTAAACTAATTTAAAAGAATAATTAATTATTTATAAAAATAGCGTTTATAAAATTTTTTGCATTAAATAAATTTAAATCAGTGATTTTTTCACCAGAACATAGATATCTTATTGGAATGTTAAATTTATTTGCTAAAGAAAAAATTACACCACCTTTTGCGGTTCCATCAATTTTAGTTATTGTAATTCCTGTTATTCCTATATTATCGTGAAATATTTTAAGTTGATTAATAGAATTTTGTCCAATATTAGCATCTAAAATTAACATAACTTCATCAATACACATATTATTATTTTTTTTTATTACACGTGTAATTTTTTTTAATTCTTCCATTAACATTATATTATTATGTAATCTTCCAGATGTATCTGCAATTAAAATATCAATTTGTTTTTTTTTAGAATAAGAAATTGCATCAAAAATAATAGCTGAGCTATCTTTTTTTTTATAATTTTCTAATAAAATACTATGACTTCTTTTACTCCAAGTAGATAATTGTTCATAAGCACCTGCCCTAAAAGTATCACTAGAAGCTAAAAGTACAGATTTGTTTTGTTTATAAAAATAATATGCAAGTTTTCCTATTGTTGTAGTTTTCCCTGCACCATTTACACCTATAATTAATATTATAAAAGGTTTTTTTTTATTTTTAATTATTAAAGGAACTTCTACTGGAAGTAATATTTTTAACATTTCTATTTTTAGATAATCATACAATTTAAAAGAGTCTTGAATTTTATTTTTTTGTGCATATTTTTTTGTTAAGTTACAAATTTTATTTGTGGTATGTATATCTATATCAGCAATTATTAATGTTTCTTTTAATTTATTAAATAATTCTTTATCAATAATATTTTTTTTTTTAAAAAGATTAATAATTTCTTGACTGATGTTTTTAGTAGTTCTAATTAAATTTTTTTTTAAATAATTAAAAAAACCATGTTTCTTTTTTATATTAAAATTTTGTTTATTTATCATTTTTCTATAAAATATATAAGATGTTTATTATTAAATAATAAATTTAATCAATTACATTAACATAATAATATAATAAAATAAAAATTTAAAGTAATTAATCTTTTAAATTTTTTTATATAAATTATGAAAAAAAAAAAATATCTTAATAAAATTAGTATTATTGCAGGAAAATGGAAAAATAAAAAAATAAAAGTAATAAATAATAAAATATTAAAACCTACAATGAATTTTATACGTGAAAATTTATTTAATTGGATTATGAATGATACTTATCTAAATTGTTTAGATTGTTATGCAGGAACTGGTATTTTAAGTTTTGAAGCTATTTCTAGAAAAAATATTTATTCAGCTACTTTAATAGAAAATAATAAAAAAATATTTCAACAATTAAAAAAAAATATTTATTTTTTAACAGAAAATAATATTTCTTTAATTTTTGATAATACTTTAAAAGTATTATCAAAAAAATCTAATATACAATATGATTTAATTTTTATTGATCCTCCATTTTGTCAAAAAAATATTTTATTAGAAAAAACATGTATGTTATTAGAAAATAATAATTGGTTAAAAAATAATACAAAAGTTTTTATTCAGTATAAAACTAAAAGTAATAAATTATTTTTATCTAAAAAATGGATTAAATATCGACAAAATAAATTTGGTATTGTAACATATTTATTATATAAAATAGCTTTCTTTTAAAAAGAATTATTATATTTTTTGTATTAAAAAATAATATGGTATTTTATCTATTTTTTTTTTAATAATATTAAATTTCATAAAATAACAAAAATTTTTTATATCTATATTAACAAATATATCATTAGTAATGATGATTAAAGTTTCTTTTTTTTTTATTTGGATTAATTTTTTTTTTATCATTATAATTGTATTTGGACATTGTAATTCTCTTATATCTAAAACATAATTTACATTTTTATAAAAATTTTCTTTTTTAAACATTTTGTTTATATTATTAATAATAAATTATTATAAATTATTTTAATATAATAAATAATTTTTTTATAAAATTTATAATTATATTTATTATTAAATAAGGTATATATTATGAATTTAGAAAAAAAAAAACAAATAGCTCTTGAAAATGCTATTACACAAATAGAAAACCAATTTGGTAAAGGTTCTATTATGAGATTAGGAGATAATAGAACTATGGATATAGAATCTATATCTACAGGATCTCTATCTTTAGATAGAGCTTTAGGTATTGGAGGATTACCAATAGGTAGAATCGTAGAAATATATGGGCCTGAATCTTCTGGTAAAACCACTTTAACATTGCAAATTATTGCAGAAGCTCAAAAACTACAAAAAATTTGTGCTTTTATTGATGCGGAACATGCATTAGATGCTTTCTATGCTAAAAAATTAAATGTTGATATTAATAAATTATTATGTTCTCAACCAGATACAGGAGAACAAGCATTAGAATTATGTGATTCATTAGCTAAATCAGGTATTATAGATGTTATCATAGTAGATTCAGTTGCTGCTTTAACTCCAAAAGCTGAAATAGAAGGAGAAATAGGAGATTCACATATAGGTTTAGCAGCAAGAATGATGAGTCAAGCTATGAGAAAATTAGCAAGTAATTTAAAACAAACGAATACATTATTAATTTTTATTAATCAAATAAGAATGAAAATTGGTGTTTTATTTGGTAATCCTGAAGTAACAACTGGAGGAAATGCTTTAAAATTTTATGCTTCTGTTAGATTAGATATTCGTAAAATAGGTAATGTTAAAATTGGAGATAATATAATTGGTAGTGAAACTAGAGTAAAAGTTGTTAAAAATAAAGTTGCTGTACCTTTTAAAATAGCCGAATTTCAAATTATTTATGGTGAAGGAATTAATATTTACGGTGAATTATTAGATTTAGGAGTAAAAGAAAAAATAATTGAAAAATGTGGTTCATGGTATAGTTACCACAATGAAAAAATTGGTCAAGGAAAAATGAATGCTGTAAATTTTCTTAAAAAGAATAAAAAACAATCAACAGAAATAGAAGAAAAATTAAAAAAAATTTTTTTTAAAAAAAAATAATATAAGTATATATTTAAGTTTTATAAATAATGTTTTAAAAAAAATTTAAGGTTAATTTATAACATGGATAATAAAATTGAAGAAATTCGTAAAATTTTTTTAGAATTTTTTAATAAAAAACAACATAAAATAATTAAAGAAAGTTCATTAATACCTTACAATGATTCATCATTATTATTTACAAATGCAGGTATGAATCAATTTAAAGAATATTTTTTAGGATATAAAAAATCTCCTTATTCTAGAATTGTTACAGTACAAAAATGTATACGTATTGGAGGTAAACATAATGATTTTCAAAATGTAGGTTTTACAAACAGACATCATACATTTTTTGAAATGTTAGGTAATTTTAGTTTTGGAGATTATTTTAAAAAAAAAGCTATTTTTTATGCATGGGAATTATTAACCGATTCCAAATGGTTTAATTTAGAACAAAAAAAAATATTTATTACTGTATATTATAAAGATATTGAAACTTATAATATTTGGAATAAAATTATTGGTATATCTAAAAAAAACTTAATTTTAATAGAAGACAAAAATAATCAAAAATATAATTCTGATAATTTCTGGCAAATGTCTGAAACTGGCCCTTGTGGTCCATCTACTGAAATTTTTTATGATTTAGGTGATCATTTACAAGGAAATATTAAAAATAATTCAGGTAATCGTTTTATTGAAATATGGAATATTGTTTTTATACAATTTAACAAAACATTAAATGGAAAATTAATTCCTTTAATAATAAAATCAGTAGATACTGGTATGGGATTAGAACGTATTACTAGTATTTTAGAAGGAGTTGATTCAAATTATAAAATATATTTTTTTAAAAAAATTATTCAAGAAATAGCTAATATAATTAAAGTACAAGATTTAGAACATAATTCTTTAAAAGTTATAGCAGATCATATTAGATCTACTATTTATTTAATAGCAGAAGGTATTGTTCCTAATAATGAAAAAAGAGGATATGTTTTAAGAAAAATTATTAGAAGAGCTATAAATCATGGAAAAATTTTAGGTAAAAAAGAACCATTTTTTTATCAATTAGTAAAAATTTTTATTAAATATATAAGTGATAATGAAAAAATATTTTTAAATAAAAAATCTGATTTAATTATAAATATTATTAAAAATGAAGAAAAAAAATTTAATCAAATTATACATTCAGGGATTTTATTATTAGATAAAGAACTTAAAAAATCTAATAATAATTATTTAACAGGAAAACAAATGTTTTATTTATATGATACTTTTGGATTATCTCCAGATTTAATTCAAAATATATGTATAAATAAAAATATTAATATAAATAAAAAAGAATTTATTAAATATATGGAAATTCAACGTCAAAAATCAAAAAAAAATAACTTTTTTAATGATAAAAATAATATTTATTATAAGAATAATATTTCTAAATTTGATGGATATACAAATTTTATAACTTATAGTAAGATAATTGACATTTATGTAAATAAAATTACTCAAAATCAAATTAACTTAGGAGATCAAGGAGAAATAATACTAGATATCACACCCTTTTATGGAGAATCAGGTGGCCAAAAAGGGGATATAGGATATTTAGAAAAAGATAAAAAAAATATTTTTCAAGTATATGATACAAAAATACAAGGAAATATAATTATTCATATAGGAAAAATGATTTTAGGTTCATTTAAAAAAAATGATTATTTATATTCTAAAATAGATATATTAAATCGTATGATGATTAGTAGAAATCATTCTGCAACACATTTATTACATACTATATTACGTAAAAAATTTGGTACATATGTACAACAAAAAGGATCGTTAATAACTAATAAATATTTAAGATTTGATTTCATATTAAATAATTCTTTAAAATTAGACGACATTTTATATATTGAAAAAAAAATTAATGGTTATATTTTTAAAAATATACCTATAAAAATATATATAAAAAAAAAAGAAGAAATAAAAAATACAAAAAATATAATAGCATTATTTAAAAATAAATATTCTTCTCTTATAAGAATTGTAAATATTAAAAATATTTCACAAGAATTATGTGGTGGCACACATGTTGAAAATACCGGTAAAATTGGTTTTTTTATCATTACTAAATTTTTAAATATTGCTAATGGTATAAAACGTATACATGCAATTACACATAATATAGCATTAGAATATATACAAAAACAAAATAAAAATATTAAATATATTTCTAATTTATTTAATACAAATGAAGAATATTTAATACAAAATATTTTATTAAATAAAAAAAAAAATTATTTATTAAAACAAAATTTTAAAGAATTACAACAATATTTTTTTTTAAAAGAAGAAAATATTTTATTGAAAAATAATATTTTATTAAATAATGTAAATATAATCATTAGTAAAATATATAATTTTAATCCAATATTTTTTAATTTTATTTTAAAAAAAATACTAAAAAAATTAAGTAAAGTTATAATAATTTTATCTACTAAATGGGAAAAAAAAATATTTTTTATAATTAAAATTACAAAAAATATTAATAATAAAATAAATGTTTTAGATATTATG
The Enterobacteriaceae endosymbiont of Donacia crassipes DNA segment above includes these coding regions:
- the rpoH gene encoding RNA polymerase sigma factor RpoH, whose amino-acid sequence is MYKNVFTSNLRTSNILIGTLDSYIYNTNNYPILTSKEEKELSKKLYYKGDLEAAKKLILSHLRFVVHVAKYYSGYGLQQADLIQEGNIGLMKAVRKFNPEIGVRLVSFAIHWIKAEIHEYVLRNWRIVKVATTKAQRKLFFNLRKAKQKLGWFNQDEIKIVAKKLGVSIKDVCEMETRMSAQDMNDNLNIKDNFKNKNINTNIFLKDHNSNFANMIEKNNWNKFLSNKLYKALSKLDYRSRNIINLRWLNKKKKKITLQELAIYYGISAERIRQLEKNAMKKLRCIIENLFPI
- the alaS gene encoding alanine--tRNA ligase; amino-acid sequence: MDNKIEEIRKIFLEFFNKKQHKIIKESSLIPYNDSSLLFTNAGMNQFKEYFLGYKKSPYSRIVTVQKCIRIGGKHNDFQNVGFTNRHHTFFEMLGNFSFGDYFKKKAIFYAWELLTDSKWFNLEQKKIFITVYYKDIETYNIWNKIIGISKKNLILIEDKNNQKYNSDNFWQMSETGPCGPSTEIFYDLGDHLQGNIKNNSGNRFIEIWNIVFIQFNKTLNGKLIPLIIKSVDTGMGLERITSILEGVDSNYKIYFFKKIIQEIANIIKVQDLEHNSLKVIADHIRSTIYLIAEGIVPNNEKRGYVLRKIIRRAINHGKILGKKEPFFYQLVKIFIKYISDNEKIFLNKKSDLIINIIKNEEKKFNQIIHSGILLLDKELKKSNNNYLTGKQMFYLYDTFGLSPDLIQNICINKNININKKEFIKYMEIQRQKSKKNNFFNDKNNIYYKNNISKFDGYTNFITYSKIIDIYVNKITQNQINLGDQGEIILDITPFYGESGGQKGDIGYLEKDKKNIFQVYDTKIQGNIIIHIGKMILGSFKKNDYLYSKIDILNRMMISRNHSATHLLHTILRKKFGTYVQQKGSLITNKYLRFDFILNNSLKLDDILYIEKKINGYIFKNIPIKIYIKKKEEIKNTKNIIALFKNKYSSLIRIVNIKNISQELCGGTHVENTGKIGFFIITKFLNIANGIKRIHAITHNIALEYIQKQNKNIKYISNLFNTNEEYLIQNILLNKKKNYLLKQNFKELQQYFFLKEENILLKNNILLNNVNIIISKIYNFNPIFFNFILKKILKKLSKVIIILSTKWEKKIFFIIKITKNINNKINVLDIMKRNLDKNVCNINGCANIVQGNINLNIEQYYFILSKIRTCILNKINKLS
- the recA gene encoding recombinase RecA; translation: MNLEKKKQIALENAITQIENQFGKGSIMRLGDNRTMDIESISTGSLSLDRALGIGGLPIGRIVEIYGPESSGKTTLTLQIIAEAQKLQKICAFIDAEHALDAFYAKKLNVDINKLLCSQPDTGEQALELCDSLAKSGIIDVIIVDSVAALTPKAEIEGEIGDSHIGLAARMMSQAMRKLASNLKQTNTLLIFINQIRMKIGVLFGNPEVTTGGNALKFYASVRLDIRKIGNVKIGDNIIGSETRVKVVKNKVAVPFKIAEFQIIYGEGINIYGELLDLGVKEKIIEKCGSWYSYHNEKIGQGKMNAVNFLKKNKKQSTEIEEKLKKIFFKKK
- the metG gene encoding methionine--tRNA ligase, with the translated sequence MFLKKKKMLVTCALPYANGSIHLGHLLEQIQADIWVRYNRMCGHEVYFICADDAHGTPIMLKAKQLNVRPEKIINKIYIEHVLDLKKFHIHYDNYHTTNSVENFFFVKLIFNLLKKQNFIKKKIIKQLYDYKYNLFLPDRFIKGTCSSCKSINQYGDHCENCGTTYSSVNLINPISILSKKKPILCNSEHYFFDLPQFNDFLKNWVNSNVLDHVIKNKIKEWFCLGLKQWDITRDGPYFGFKIPKTINKYFYVWLDAPIGYISTFKNLCDKNTKLNFYQWWSKNANTELYHFIGKDIIYFHCLFWPAILEGINFRKPTKVFVHGHITLNGYKMSKSRGNFITARKWLKFLDSDSLRYYYASKLSSNINDIDLNINDFTFKINGDIVNKIVNLASRNAYFINNYFDNNLSKNINLVLYLKFIKKSEIIHNYFFTRKYSHVIKQIIILSDIANSYIDKYKPWLLIKDSLKKKKVQNVCSMGINMFRVIMVYLKPIMPILSKKTELFLNHKLCFNNIKYPLINQKINKFKPLFTRINIKNIKKIIT
- a CDS encoding sulfurtransferase TusA family protein, with the translated sequence MFKKENFYKNVNYVLDIRELQCPNTIIMIKKKLIQIKKKETLIIITNDIFVNIDIKNFCYFMKFNIIKKKIDKIPYYFLIQKI
- the ftsY gene encoding signal recognition particle-docking protein FtsY, whose translation is MINKQNFNIKKKHGFFNYLKKNLIRTTKNISQEIINLFKKKNIIDKELFNKLKETLIIADIDIHTTNKICNLTKKYAQKNKIQDSFKLYDYLKIEMLKILLPVEVPLIIKNKKKPFIILIIGVNGAGKTTTIGKLAYYFYKQNKSVLLASSDTFRAGAYEQLSTWSKRSHSILLENYKKKDSSAIIFDAISYSKKKQIDILIADTSGRLHNNIMLMEELKKITRVIKKNNNMCIDEVMLILDANIGQNSINQLKIFHDNIGITGITITKIDGTAKGGVIFSLANKFNIPIRYLCSGEKITDLNLFNAKNFINAIFINN
- the rsmD gene encoding 16S rRNA (guanine(966)-N(2))-methyltransferase RsmD, whose product is MKKKKYLNKISIIAGKWKNKKIKVINNKILKPTMNFIRENLFNWIMNDTYLNCLDCYAGTGILSFEAISRKNIYSATLIENNKKIFQQLKKNIYFLTENNISLIFDNTLKVLSKKSNIQYDLIFIDPPFCQKNILLEKTCMLLENNNWLKNNTKVFIQYKTKSNKLFLSKKWIKYRQNKFGIVTYLLYKIAFF
- the ssb gene encoding single-stranded DNA-binding protein, encoding MAGKRGINKVIIVGFLGKNPEIRYMPNGNPVVNIIVATSDNWKDKNTGENKEKTEWHRIVIFGKLAEISNEYLKKGSQVYIEGSLQTRKWKNQNGQDNYITEIIVSIGGTMQILNNLRNHDNITLNKEKKLIKDKNIWNKKLNKPNLVENNNNELSINKNENILDFEDDIPF
- a CDS encoding metal-dependent hydrolase, whose amino-acid sequence is MTIKGHIIFAISSSILIQHFIFSNMMYHDDWWRIIPASIVTCLLPDIDHPKSFLGRKVKIISYLFNKLFGHRGFTHSLLSILIFGYMVFFININLMHIFDMKLGLLIGYCSHIIADILTPLGVSLFWPYKKKIKLPLITNKFINEDIFCYLYLIFSIYLLYPVCNNIIIKFFN
- a CDS encoding exoribonuclease II — translated: MLYNNILLLQLKKKFTKNLPSIKGYVKILNKKLGILETNKNDIYHISEIHLKYVMEGDYIVAENDIHNLIKVIPIKLIKSNINIFKGIIKKKNNIIYIIPEKKILCRNIIQCSIKKFPKNLKNDDKVVAKIIKHPLNGEKDIFIAEITDILTIDNKYLLPWWNILLKYNLSIDSPSNSLCEKIKFLEENIYRKDLTKLCFITIDNKDTKDIDDALYIKEISEKKLLIYVAIADPTSYIKTNSLINQIASQRMFTNYLPGLTISLLPKILSENLCSLNFQKKRPALICKMIIDKNGFLSNKIIFFTGWIKSNAKLNYNDVSNWIEKKGNWKPNNAKIKDQILFLYKFYLYREKWNIKNITNFYNIDYKFVFGEKRTILDIVIEKKRIAHKMIEAVMITANMCASDFLYKNSSFGIYNIYYGFNINKLHKIIKLLKKYNIECNESYLMTLEGYKNIFRKLKNLKLSFILNRIKKYQLISLFNIKPGPHFALGVKRYATWTSPIRKFGDLINHRLIKSIIYKKKFLIEKSLNNIHIEMNQKRFLNKQAKKDISNFLYFQYFKNISIHNRIFISEIIDISFYGIKVRLIKNGAYAFVPKKFLCNNIDNIDIDQEKGIIFNKKKFLYKVTDKIKVIIKKISINSIIVKII